Genomic window (Capsicum annuum cultivar UCD-10X-F1 chromosome 10, UCD10Xv1.1, whole genome shotgun sequence):
GGCCCTACCCGACCCGAATCCGGATTAGTCAGACTCTAATGCGGGTATCGGACACCGGAtaggaaaccaaaaaaataaaagataaagataatgaagaagatgatgattataatgaagcagaagatgatgaataaagtggaaacaataatgaacaataaaaattgtAAAGAGAGAGAACAtaataatggatgagaagagagagaaatgcatatttttttcctccatttcttGTTATATTAggttaacatttggatcaaagtgtaaattaaaaaacttgttggttattctcaaacttccccaactttgttaatccataataaagtaattatcacctaCACTTAATtgttaaaacttgagtcacctacaccttattttgaaactcttttgtcacttttaactcaaTTGCCCTACATACTTGATGATATGAGTGACAAACAACTAATATCTAGATAAGTCAATGAATCTTAGTGATGCACCTTTTGGAACAAATCACTGGATGTGTATTGGTAATGTGGGACTTTTTGGCAACTTAATCAACCTTCATAAATTTGTGCATATGATGTCGATCTCCTTTATCCATCTTCTTGGgcatctttttcttctccaaatatcttactacaatatatactattttttttgGACTACAATTTAGACTAAAACTAATCTCTTTTGTTAATTAAAATACTTAAATTCAAGAGTACCAAATTTGTGTGAAGTTATGACTtggtgaaataaaaaattaaacgagaCTTCTAAATTGACTAAAGAGCTAAATTGTTGTGCTTCATTCTTTCTGAATTTCTTCATCCTTTAGGATCTCTTCACTGGAAAGGTGAAGGAGATTGGTGAAGAGAAAGAAGGATTATACTTGTTGAGAACACAAAAATAGAATCAAGCACAAACACATGGTACAAAATCCTTAACAACAGCTAAGACAAGTGATGATGATTGTGGTGTATGGCATAAAAGACTAGGGCATGTGACAATGAATATAAAAAGATAGATTAGTATACTAAAGACTGATCATAACCTTGAATTATCTCATTGTGATATATGTCTATTAGTAAGACAGATCAGGCTTCCTTTTCAAATCGGTAATAGTAGAAGTGtcaattattttgatttgattcataTGGATGTATGGGGACCGTACAAGGCTGCTACGCATAATAACATGAAGTTTTTCCTTACATTGGTTGATGATCATTCCAGGTGGACTTGGGTATTTCTAATGCACCTTAAATCAGATGTTTTTACTATCTTGAAACACTTTGTTTTAATGGTTAAGACTCAATTTGGGTCATAGATTAAGGTTGTTAGATCAGATAATGGAGGAGAGTTCTTTAACTCTCAATGTGATGAATTGTTCAAACACTATGGGATAGTGCATCAGAGTTCCTGTCCACATACACCACAACACAATGGTGTTGTGGAGAGAAAACAAAGACATATTTTAGAGACAGCTAGAGCAATTAAATTTTAAGGGCATCTACCAGTCAGGTTTTGGGGAGAATGTATACTTGCAGCTGTGCATATTATCAATAGAATTCCTTTGTCTATTTTAAATAATGTATCTCCCTTTGAGGTGATATTTGGAAGACCACATGACTTGTCTTATATGAGGATAATAGGATGTTTATGTTATGCAACAATTCCACACAAAACAGATAAGTTTGGGCCTAGGGCAGTTAAGCCAGTCTTGATGGGATATGGAGCTACACAGAAGGGTTACAGATTGTATGACCTTGAGCATCACACATTCTTCATTAGCATAGATATGATATTTACCGAGACCATTTTTCCTTTTCAGACTCAAAATGAACACTTAAATGTGCTGCAGAATAAAGTTGATAATATTGGATCAAGTAATGACTATTTAATCCATGAGAATTTAGACTTGGAGTTGGAGAATGATGTTGTAACTTTGTAAGGAAGAACTGCAGCTGGAACTCTGTTAGATGATAAAGTTGATGGAATTGAAGAAAATATCCTTGCAGCACAAGGGGTGGATGTAGGTGTGGATACTCATATGGAAGAAACCTCACAACCTGTTCGAAGAAGATCAACCAGAACAAGGAAAACACCACTCTGGTAGAAAGACTTTGTGATATCCACTAAGGGTAACAAGTCAAATTGTCTCTATTCTATATTAGATGGTATAAACTATAGTCATATCTCTAAATCTTATCAATGTCTTCTTGCTAACTCGTCCATGGAAATCAAATCAAGTACATACTATCAAGCTATGTATAATAGCAGGTGGGTTCAAGCTATGAAAGAAGAGACATAAGTATTAGAAGATAACCACACATGGGAGCTAGTTACTCTGCCACCAGGAAAGAAAGCTATAGGGTGTAAATGGGTGAATAAAATTAATCATAAGGAAGATGGACAAATAGAAAGATGTAAAGGTAGGTTAGTAGCCAAGGGTTATAACCAGATGGGGGGATTGGACTATCAAGAGACATTCTCTCCTATTGTTAAAATGGTGACCGTAAGAACGTTTTGTTTATTGCTGCAACAAAAAGGTGGAACATCCAACAAATAGATGTTTACAATGCTTTCTTGCAAGGAGATTTAACAAAAGAAGTATATATGCAGCTGCCACAAGGTTTTCAACATGACAAAAATAGTGAGGTGAAAGTATGCAAGCTtcttaagtcattgtatggacttaAGAAAGCTTCTACACAGTGGAATGTTAAATTGACTAATGACTTGGTTGCAGCAGGTTTTCAGCAAAGTCCTTTGGATAATTCTCTTTTAACTAAGAAAAGCATAGATGGAATTGTAGTGATTTTAATCTATGTGGATGATCTACTGGTGATAGGAAGTAGCGCAGAGTTAATTGCAGAAGCCAAGCTAGTTCTAGAAAACAATTTTAAGATCAAGGACCTAGGAGATCTCAGGTTTTTTTTGGAAATAGAATTTGCTAGAAGTGCAGAAGGCATCTTAATGCATCAAAGAAAGTATACCTTAGAACTTATTTCTAATTTGGGATTGGGAAGTTCAAGATCAAGTATTACCCCAGTAGAGATAAATCAGAAACTTGCAACTCATGATTTCGATGTCTTAGTTTGAAACAAATCCGATCCTCCCTTGATTGATTTAGGTGAATATCAAAGATTAATTGGGAGATTGTTGTATCTTACGTTGACTAGACCTGACATCTCTTATGCAGTTCAAAGTTTAAGTCAATTCATGCAGGCTACAAAAGAATCCCATATAAATGCAGCAATCAGAGTAGTGAAGTATGTAAAGCAATCACCAGGAATGGGAATTTTGTTATCAACAAAGCCTACTGGTTCTTTGGAAGCTTATTGTGATGCAGACTGGGGATCTTGTGTGAACACTAGAAGGTCAGTCACTGGATACTTGATTAAATATGAGAATTCTCTATTTTCATGGAAATCAAAAAAACAGTCTACAATCTCAAGAAATTTCGCAGAAGCAGAGTACAGAAGTCTTGCTTTCACAGTTGCAGAAATTACATGGATCATTGGTTTATTCAACACACTGTATGTGTCTTTAACATTGCCTGTTCCCTTGAATTGTGACAACAAAGCTGCCATTCAAATTGCAGCTAATCCCATGTTTCATGAAAGGACCAAGCATATTGACATTGACTTCCACTTTATTAAAGAAAAGGTTTTGATTGTTCTTGTGGTTATCCGTTACTTACGCTCATCTAAAAAACCATCTGATGTTCTCACCAAAGGCTTGTGCAGGAATCAGCATGCCTATCTCATATCCAAGCTAGGTATGAAGAACATTTTCATATCACCAAGCTTAAAGGGGGCTATTAGAGAGTATAATAAAGATATTGCAGATAGTTAACTTGAGGTTGAGTTCCATGTCATCAGCAGTTAGTTGAGTTGTTAGTTAGGTTGTTACAACTAATTAGTGGAAGGTTAGTTGACAGTTGTACATGTTGACAGCTGTACATATCAGATATTTTGTATTCAGTTGGTTAGTGCTAGTGTGTATATAAATAGAAGTGTAGTATATGAATTAGGAGTTAATTCAATCATCATGTAGTAGTTTCTATTTTCATCTCTGTAACAAATTGTGTGTGTATGAACTGATATGCTCTGAATTCACTCGTAAGCTACTTCGAATCAATTTTTGATGTACAAATTAATATTGTTACCATGTAATAATGTGAATGAGTTGGTTTACCTAATGTCTTTGCCATTCAAGAAAAAGTCTACGACCTTTAGCGGCAATGCTTATGATGATGTGAATGACACAAAAATTAGTATCTAAGTAAGTCAATGAATCTTCGTGATCCACCTTTGGGACTTAATAAGGAGAGGATTATTGGACGTGCAAACAAAGTTCCTCATAAAAAAATTCTCAGATATTTTATACGTGGTCAGCTAGCTAAAGGCTAATATAACTTCTAGACAAATGTTCACCAATAACGTGTCCAATCCCAATTCCATTTTGGTGTTCCTATGGCGCACCAAGCAGTCCTCGCTTCCACAAGAACCATTTTTGTTAAATGATTTCTGTTGTATCCAATTTAtgacaaacttttttttttggttcgtCGCAAAAAGAATATCATCCTTCTATAATTGTAAAcaacttaactttaaaattttctttttttgcttaGTGAAATGATTTTTAGTGACCGAAATTGTCAAATAATGTTAAACCGCAATTTCAAAAATCTTGTAAATGTTCATAAACTTTGTGACAAGTCAAACGGTGCGACATAAGCTGATACGGAAGGAGTAATAAGCAAAAGCTCAAGATAAAAGAAGATGTATTTGGTAGATTAATTTATCGATGGTGCATAAAGTGCATGTAGGTGGTGTTGGGCTGAAAGTGAAAGTCACATTAATTTCGCACCTCGTTACATAGATGGATCCAACTAGAAATTCGAATCAAAAAATTACACTgcgaataaaaaattaaaattctactttatgtatgtgtgtgtatatatatattaaatatgcTATCTGCATGACACAAAGCAAAAGCTCAGCTGTTAAAGAGTTGATAGAGACTTGATGGAGACTTGATAGAGACCCCAATGCTAAATTCATAAAACTCACAAGCTGATATTCCCTCCGAAAAAAGTCCTCAAATTAGAAATGATGCATAGGCTAGCAGATGGTTATATAATGGTGATTTCAGTTCACCAAAGCAACACGCATACATTTTCTAACAACAAAATCACAAAACTTTCAACCTAATAACACCAAAATCACTATTGTTAAAAATCTCTTCCGACTAGTGACGTATAATGTCGTTTGTTGCTATAGCTCTTTTATCTGTCTTTTTTATATGCAGTCAAAGCCAGTCGACAGAAACACCGAATGCAATTGTTTCTCAAGATGGGTTTGGAGATTTCCGGACTATAGCTGAAGCAATACAAGCAGCACCGGATCATAGTATTGAGCGATACTATATCAAGATCAAACAAGGCAGATACCGAGAATACATTCAAATTGCTAAAAAGAAGACTAACAAAGTACTTATTGGGGAAGGAATGGACACTACGATAATAGTGGGCAATAGAAGCTTCGCCGACGGTAACAAGACCTTTGACACTGCAACAGTTGGTATGTCTGCTAATTGTCTTTTAATTATCAGTTTTTAACTTCGCAGTTATTTATTCTATTTGATAtgttctaatatattatttttttcaattgtcTGTTGGTATTTTCTGGTTaggtaaaaagaaaatgatgtaaAAGATCAAACCACTGGCTCATGCTCAAGATGTTGTCTTCGTTTAATTACCTAGTTGATATGTGTACTGTCTCCGAATATTATCATATTCCTTTTTATTGGAAATCTTGGAAGGCTATTCATGTCCTTATGTGTGGTTTATGTGGTGCAATTTCAACTATTAAGGTTATTATAAGTTGGGTTAATCCCAACTATGATTTTTCTATTTAGCTTGAGCAATCACGCTTATATATATAGAGTCAAAAGTTTTATATGAGTTCCTCATCTTTAGACTTTGTATTATGTTCTTAGAAGTTGGAATAATGTTAGTGTAGTTGGGGGTGGACTTACATGATCGGAAGGTTATAGAGTTCAAATAGGTAATAGATATTTTATGTATACTGTCTAAGATCGATGCATCAAAATTGTGTTTACATGACCATATATAAATTGTTGATTTCCCTTTAGACAGGAGATGCTTTATGTTTACTGTCTAAGGTGCATTATGTGTTCAGGCAGGTTAAATTTTCAGTTATTTGACAGAAttattggatatatatatatatatatatatatatatatatatatatttgcaagaagtttttattttgagttctacAAATGGATTTCACTGATTTTGATGAATTATATTCTTTCTGAAAATCTCCAACTCCGAGATTAGAGTATGTTCTCTGGGGGATTAGCTATACTTTTAAACTCTCTTTGAAGCCCACAATCAAGGTGACTGGTGTTACCTCTTGGACTATAGATGTGATTTTCATAGTTTAAGCTGAAAAGGATCCGACCAACCCCAATCGCTCTTGCTTTTGAATATCTATGCTGTTCTATTGTGCTGAGTTGCTCCTTGTTTGTGTTTTGAAAGAAGGGGGCTTGGGGGGTGGGGAAGGTTAGTTAGAGGTCCTTAACTTCTTTGTCTGTGCCAGTGGAAGGAGTCTACTTTTGTGGACTGAGCATGAGGAGCATAGAATTCCATATTCTGTGTCATTTTACACCCTTTTTTCTCATGTACTATTCAAATGAATTAGCTCACTCTATCACTCAATTGGATAGATGCTTGCATAGCTAGGTTAGATTCTTGTTTATGTAGCACTCTTGTATAGTATAAGATATTTAGAAGGAGGGGATGAGGAACCTGGCTAAGCCATTTTAGGATAAACAAAGATGATAGAATGGCATCAGTGTTACATCGATGGTCATGTTAATGAGCAAATTGTTCTGTCCCATGTTCATCTTTAAGGCTGATGTTGGATACTTAAATGAGGTCGGACATACAAGGATATTATATTGTTTTATGTGTTCTCCTTTTAGATTATTCAAGACTTAACCCCTTCAGAAGAGAGcccaaaatttgattttgtatggGGTTTTAAATCCTGACATGCTATACACCCTGCGCTCATATCCTCTATTTCAAACATGGAGTAAGACAGCTACTGTTACTCTCAACTATTCAACTTTTTTATCAGCTATATGAAAGTTGATTGAGGGTTTAAAACTTGCATAGTTTTATACTGGAAGGAGAAAGCTCATTTTCTTTATGCTGACCTACTGAATGACACCATATCATTTTCTGTAATTTGCTCATTCTGCGGCAGCCTATTTCATGTTTCTTTCTGCAGTACTAATTCTTTTAATGAGTGAAAATTATTATCTTAATTAATGCAGACTGCAGAGAACGATAACATaaatgataagctatcaactttcCTGTGATCTTTCTTACGCGTCTATTTCGTAATTTGTAGGGATAAAAGGGAATGGCTTCACAGTGCAAGATATCAACCTTTAGGAATGATGCTGAACCAAGAAAGTTTCAGAGAAGCAGCTATGGCTTTGTTCTACAGATGTCGATTCGAGGGGTATCAAGACACCTTATATACGAAAAGGTACCGTCAGTTCTACCGTGATTTTGAAATTTATGGCACCATAGATTTTATTTGCGGCAACGTGACAGCCCTATTTCAGAACTGTTTAATTGAAGCACGCATTCCATTGGACAAGCAGTATAATACAAGCACGGCACAAAAGAGAAACCTTAAGGATGATCAAACTGGACTAGTGCGTCAAAATTGCAGTATAAAAGCTATTCGAGATTTCGAGAAAATGGACAACATCACCACATATTTAGGTCGTCCCTGGGGAGTATTCTCTTGGACAGTGGTTATGGAAAGTTACATTAACCACTTGATAGATCCTAGAGGATGGACTGAGTGGATTGATACAAATAAATCTGTTGTTCGTCGCCCATTTTATCTTGAATACAAGTATAGAGGACCAGGTGCTGTTACAAAGGGACGTGTGACATGGGAAAATGTCACTACTGATCAGAGCATAGCATCGAATTTCACTGTCAGACATTTTATAAATGGGGATGAGTGGATTTCCGTTGATATTCCACATTACTTAGATTTATCCTGAACAACATTAAGTAGTATGTGTTCCTACTAATTATCAGATTGTAGTACTTCATATCTTGTTATGTAAACTTGTCTATTCAATGAATATAATTATctaatttgatttgaaattccGTCTTTAAGCAATTTATGATTACATTGCCATTATATTGCCCAGCTAACCATTAAATCACTAGAAAATCATGCATACAAAAACTCCAACATAACTCTATTTCAGGGCTTATGTTGAGTCGAAACGGCATGTGAATGTTCTTTTGAATATCCTTCATCTAGCTGTTAAAGTTTTCTACACCAAAGGACGAGGTATCTTTGTAtctcttgattttttgtttttggtggAATATGCAGTATCAAGCCCTTTGTTTAATGTCCCAATCCAGTCGTTAAAAGCCTATAACAATCGGAATAGTTTTGATAATCACCAGTCGCTAAAGGTCGCGAGGTTAAAAGTTTGACAACCGAATTACAATCCGTTCATTAAAGAACCTTGAGCGTTACAAAATTTCCCGTCGCAACAGGTTTTCCTTCGCTAATTGCCAATTTTCCCTTCACTAATTCACATTGAATTATTTGGTAATTCCGTCTTTAAAGATCCagaatgcatatatatatatatatatatatatatatatataaatatttaatctattaaaaatgtgaaagaagatttgaactttttaccctcgATAAAATACTCCCctatagataaaattgtcttttcacatatttccttcaattattatttaattaaattaaaattctataAAATTAAACATTCTAAATGAATTAAAACTTTaccttaattaaaatattagaattttatcttaattaaagAGAAACTCTACAATTAATTCTATTTAAGTCAAGTTTTGGCGTTCATTGGTACAACAACGTAAAAGATTAACAAACCTAGAGATTTTTAAAACATCATATTTATCACTTTTGATAAAAACCTATTATCCCGTCAACCACTCGATTAAATGTTATCCTTTAATTCCTAACACTTTCGGCAAAATAGCTTACTAAGTTCATTCATGTCAGATTGTccatatgaaaactaaaattatagAGCTTGATAAAAACCTATATAATATTGTTCAACTTTTTCCATCATAAATTGTTCCTTAACTTCAACTTAATTCCATTTTCATG
Coding sequences:
- the LOC107844994 gene encoding probable pectinesterase/pectinesterase inhibitor 42 — protein: MASQCKISTFRNDAEPRKFQRSSYGFVLQMSIRGVSRHLIYEKNCLIEARIPLDKQYNTSTAQKRNLKDDQTGLVRQNCSIKAIRDFEKMDNITTYLGRPWGVFSWTVVMESYINHLIDPRGWTEWIDTNKSVVRRPFYLEYKYRGPGAVTKGRVTWENVTTDQSIASNFTVRHFINGDEWISVDIPHYLDLS